Sequence from the Ereboglobus luteus genome:
CTTCGCAAGGATGACCTCGTGGTTCGTTGTCAGAAAGCGCGGCGTTGTGAGTTTTGCGAGGATGTCCTCATGCTCCGTGGTCAGGTGGTGAATCGGCGGAGCCCCGAAGGCAACGGCAAGGCCGGATATCAAAAACAACGTTATAGTGAGCAGCTTTTTCATGGGTATTATCTGGCTTGGCGTTTCGGCGGGGAGTGCGGTTGCCCGGTGTTTGATTGCGAAAGGCGGAGGCTTTCCTAAAAACAAAGCTGAGACACGCGCGATTGATCAAATCAAAAGACGGGCTTTTCGAGGACCGGCGCATTCAAAAATTATGTGACGTTTGGCAAAACGCGCGGGCAGACGAGTGTCGCGGCGAAGTTTTCTTTAATATCCGAGACATCCTTTCGGAAGCAAAAGCGAGTCGTTTAATACGTGGCCGCCAGCGCCACGAACGCCTCCTCGCGAATCGTCTTGTGTTGGATGGAGAGATCGAGGAGCGGAACTTTCATGCAGGAAATAAATGCCTGGAGAAACCCTCCATTCCCCCATGCGGCGGCAAGACTCAACATTGCATTGAAACTTGTTGAAACTCGCGCGGCGTTGTAAATTCACGCTTCCGAATTTCATGCTACTCGCGATCAACAAACCCTACGGCGTGCTTTCGCAATTCACGCCCGAGCCCGGCTCGCGCTGGCGCACGCTCGCGGACATCTCCGCGCCCGCGCCGTTGCCGTCGCGCGTGTATCCCGTCGGCCGTCTCGACGCCGACAGCGAGGGCTTGCTGCTGCTCGCCGACGAGCGCGCGCTTGTCGATCGCCTGCTCAATCCCGCCCGCGCCCATGCGCGCGAGTATTTCGCGCAGGTTGAAAACATCCCCGCGTCCGGCGCGCTCGCGCGGCTCGCGCGCGGCGGCATCGTCATCGGCGGACACCGCGCGCTGCCGTGTCGCGCTGCGTTGCTCGATCCCGCCTCGCCGGAAATCGCCTTGATTCCGCCGCGCGATCCGCCGATTCGAGTCCGCAAAAACATCCCTGACGCGTGGCTCTCGCTCGAACTCATCGAGGGCAAAAATCGCCAGGTGCGGCGCATGACCGCCGCCGTTGGGCATCCAACGCTGAGACTCGTGCGCGTGCGCATTGGCGCTCTCCGCCTCGCCGCGCTCGGGCTTGCGCCCGGCGAGTGGCGCGAGCTTACGACCGCCGAGCGCGAAGCGTGTTTGTCGTAGCGGCAGGTTGCCAAACCTGCCGCATCGCACGTTGGAGGATTCCCAACCTTCCGGCAAAAATACCAAGTTCATGGCCACGTGCCTTTGCGACGCAATTATCCACCACGGCACGCGGCACGGCGATGGTCGAGCTCAAGCTCGACCACCTCCTCGAGCCGAAGCCCGACATGATTGTGTCGATTGACCAAAGCTGCCTGATGAGTCTGGGCGGTCTCGCCGCGAAAGGCGGGAGCCCCGTGAAGACAATGCACATCGAGCAAATCTTGCGCGACTCGCTGCGCAACACCAGCATGGTGATCGCCTAAACGCGGGGCGCACCTGGCGTGCGGCCAATGTCTTAAAACTTTTCGATCATTGATTGTTCGCAATGCGAGTGGGCACGCGCCATGTAATTTCCGTGGATGCCGTCGCATCCGAAAATCGGGAGTAAGCCGAACTCTGGCGCGTCACGACAAATGCCTGAAACGCTCCGCGAGGTTGAAGCCTGATTTTTTCTCCGCTAATCGGATGACTGATTTGTGAAGCTTTGCGCCAAGGCGCCTTAATGCCACCAGATTTATTTTCCGGATGAGCATCCCAAAATAAGCCAAGGGCGATCCGTCGCAGGCGCGTTGAGGCAATGCAGTCCGCAAGCGTTTTTATCACACCATCGTTGATTTGAAATGGCGCATCCTGCCATGATTGTTCCGTGTTTTCGTTTGCCCGCACATCGGGCGCGGGTTGCGGCCAGCGGCCTTTGCGGATGTCATCAAGCGATGCTTGCAGTGCCGCCGTCTGGTTCAGCGCATTTGCCTCAATGCGCCGGCCCGCGGTCGATATTTTGCTGATCAGAAGAACTGCACGCTGAAGCGCTGAGGAAAATGTCATTTTCCCGGAATCGAGTGGGGCATTGCCGAATTCGCGATACATGCGGCGCATCTGGTATTGTTGCGCCAAAATCGCCTCGGTCGCATAATCCAGCAGCAATTGTTCGTCGGCGCATGACGCGAGTTCCTGTAGCTGGGCGGGTGATGCGTCGACGCCCTGCACGAGGGTTTCCTCAATAATCGCCCACAGTAAATCGTTCGTGGCGAGGTAGGCCGGCCATTGCCAGCAACCGGGCGCGGTTTGCAAGTGCCGGAGCATGCGCAAACCGTCGCATGCAAGTGAAAATGCTTGGGCTGGCTGGCCGTAGTGCAGCATTCGGCGGGCTTGCCGTGCGGCTATCATGAGAGGCATGGCGTTGAGGGAGTCCGAAGCACCGTCACGTGAACAGTATTTTTCCGGCAGCGCGAATGCGGGCTTGCGAGCGGCTTCACGCAACTCATCAAGCACGGCGGCTTCCTCAGGAGAAGCGGTCGTGTCGTTTGGCGAAGTCTGCCGCATATCGGAAGTTGTCCGTTGTTCCCAAAGGCGGCTGCTTACCTCGCAGGCGCGCAGATAAGGCAGGGCTGCGTTGTCCTCATCGGCCACTGGCGCGAAGACCAGGGGCGGAAGCGTGTCCGCGACTCCGGCGGCGGCTGCCCGGTTTTTGACATTGCCCGCCATCGTCGCAGTGCGCGCGTGGCTGACCGCCATCGTGGCGGACAGGCCAAGCCAGAGCGGGCTGGTGTAACAGAGCGCGGCAAAGGCGACGGTTCCAATGCCCGGGCTCGGACGGCGTATCTGTTCCTGCGTCATGCGGGCCAGGCTTGCGCGCTGCGGAAGCGCAAAGTGCTTCCATTGCGGTGCCCTAAATTCGGCGAGTATGCGGCATGTGACGGTTTTTTCATCGGAACCAGGCGGCATTTCCTTGCGCAAGCGCGTGACGAGGCCCGCGAGATTCCAATCGTTCACCACACGCAACAGCATAAAGGCGCCCAGCGCCGCGATCAGATAAGCGCCGCCGCCCCGAGTCCCAACGCAATCAGAGCGAGCGCGCTCACGGCAGTGAACACGGCGCGCAGCCGCGGGGCGCGGGAAACGAGGGCGACATCGGCGATCTGTCCTCCGTCGAGCGGAAGGATGGGAAGCAGGTTGAAGGCGTTAAACACAATAAACATGATCCCGGCTTGGGACAGCCACGGCATTGAGGCAGGGTCGTCGGGCGCAAAAAGCAGCATGGCAATGCCCGCAAAAATGCCGGGCAACGGGCCGAGAAAAAGGATCACAAGGTGTTTCCAAGGCGCGAGCACAAGCGGGTCGCGCGCGACCGCCGCGCCGCCGAAGAACGGGAGAAAGAGAAGCTGGGTGTCCTTGTAACCGAACAGTTTCATTCCGAGCAGGTGGCCGCATTCGTGAATTGTGAGCGCAATCGCAATCACAACTACCGTTTCCCACGACATGATCCAGCGCAGTGCAATAATGAACAGCGCAAGCGAACCGAGCATGATGAGCAATTTTGGGAGCCATGCGGATGACTGGCCGCGCCTTTGAGATTCCATCATGGCGTGATGTTGAAACCAATCCATTTCAGCTTGATTTTCAACGCTCATGAGCGGCGGCGGTGATTGCAGCGTGCGCATGCGCGCGGCTTCGCGCTTGTCGATTGCGAGCGATTCGCGAATGAGGCGTCGGGCGATTTTCAGGCGTGCGAAAAACCGCAGTTGCAGCGTGCCGTCGGGTCGTGTGAATGCGACGGGTGACGCGCGCAACATGGCTTCGTGCTCGCCGGTGAGATCATTGAGCAGTTGCGCGAAGTCGCCAGCGGCGGCCAGCTCGACGGTGAGGACGCCCTGTTTTGCCGCGTCCTCAACGCGCGCGAGATGCCGCGCAATGAGATCTTTTAAGTCGGCGTCGGGCAGGGCCACGTCTTGGAGGCGTGCTGGCGGCGGGATTATCTCATGTTGCTCGATTGAGCGCGTGACCAGCACCTGTCCGTTGGAAAGTTTACTAACGAGAGTGACATGGCATTCCCCGGGGCGGACCGTGGGTTCGTTGGGACGCAACAGCGCGCTGACACCTTGCCCGGGCAAAATATATTCGATGCAGGGAATGGGAATGTCCGCATGGATTGCCAGCTGGATTGTGTGTTCGTGACGCCGGACAAAACCCTCGCCCAAAAGAACGGATTCCTGCGTGATGGCGAGTTCACGGAGCCACACAGGCGTGTCATTTTCGGCGACGGGCGTGATGCGGTTTCCAGTGAATTTGGTTTTGCCGAGAAAACGCACGACGGAGAGAAGGCGCACGATTTGAAAACCTAACCAAAGGCCGATGATGGCAACAATGAGCCATGTGATGGTTTGCATAGTGTCATGCAAATTGCCCATTGGATTTGTGCCAGTGCAAAATGGGACATGACTTTGGGATGCAAAAAAAGCGGCACGGAGGATGTCCGTGCCGCTTTGATTTTTTTGGCAAGCGGTGCCGAGGGCGCACGCGAGGTGCGCCCTTACGATGATTACTTGATGTTCGCGTGGTATTCCTGGAGCGAGTAGATCGGGCGCGTTGGGTTTTTGATTTTCACGGCTATGCCTTTCGCCGCGGCGTGGGCGGCGGCGAGGGTCGTCATGTAGGGGACGCGGTGCTTGATCGCGGCTTTGCGGATATACGAGTCGTCCTTCTTGCTCGCGCGTTTGCTGATCGGCGAGTTGACGATGAACTGCACGAGGCCGTTCTTGATGTCGTCGGGAATGTCCGGGCGGCCTTCGCCGATTTTGATGGCGAGGTCGGCGGCGATGTCGTGCTCGGCGAGGAAGGCGCGCGTGCCCACGGTGGCGCGGAGCTTGAAGCCGCTCGCGATGAGCGTGCGCGCGATGTCGATGACTTGCGGCGTGCGTTCCCACACGCTCATGAGCACGGTGCCGGCCGAGGGGAGCGGATTTTGCGCCGCCTCCTGCGCCTTGCAGAAGGCGAGTCCAAAGTCGGCGGAGAGGCCGAGCACTTCGCCGGTCGAGCGCATTTCGGGCCCGAGGATCGGATCGACTTCGGGGAACTTGTCGAAGGGGAGCACGGACTCCTTCACGCCGTAGTGCGGGATGGTTTTGTGCGCGAGGTTCATCGACGGGATCGTGGCGCCGAGCATGAGTTGCGTGGCGATGCGGGCCATTTGCACGTTGCACACTTTCGAGACGAGCGGGACGGTGCGGCTGGCGCGCGGGTTGGCCTCGAGCACGTAAACTTTGTCGTTCTCGATGGCGTATTGCATGTTCATCAGGCCGACGACTTTCAACTCCTGCGCGATTTTGCGCGTGTAGGTGTTGATGGTTTCGAGGTGCTTGGGGTCGATCGAAACGGGCGGGATCACGCAGGCGCTGTCGCCGGAGTGCACGCCGGCGAGTTCGATGTGCTGCATGACGGCGGGGATGAACACGTCCTTGCCGTCGGCGAGCGCGTCGGCCTCGCATTCAAGCGCCGACTGGAGGAAGCGGTCGAGGAGGAGGGGGCGTTCGGGCGAGACGTCGATTGCCTTGGCAACGTATTCGCGGAGCATGTCCTCGTCGTAGATGACTTCCATGCCGCGTCCGCCGAGGATGAACGAGGGGCGGATCATGATCGGGTAACCGATCTTGTCGGCGATGGCTTTCGCCTCGTCGAAGGTGGAGGCCATGCCGGACTCGGGCATGGGGATTTCGAGGCGCTCCATTTTGTGGCGGAAGAGGTCGCGGTCCTCGGCGTCGTCGATGGAGTCGATGCTGGTGCCGAGGATGTTGACGCCGTTGGCGGCGAGTTCGCGGGCGATGTTGAGCGGGGTTTGCCCGCCGAACTGCACGACGACGCCGAAGGGTTTTTCCTTATTGTAGATTTGGAGGACGTCCTCGACGGTGAGCGGCTCGAAGTAGAGTTTGTCGGAGGTGTCGTAGTCGGTCGAAACGGTCTCGGGGTTGCAGTTGACCATGATGGTTTCGTAGCCGGCGTCGCGCAGGGCGAAGGCGGCGTGGACGCAGCAGTAGTCGAACTCGATGCCCTGGCCGATGCGATTGGGGCCGCCGCCGAGGATCATGACTTTTTTCGGGTTGGCGGTCGAGACGCAGGGGCGCGCGGCGTCGGGCGCGCCGTAGGTGGAGAAATAGTAGGCGGCGTTTTCCACGCCGGAGACGGGGACGGCCTCCCAGCTTTCGACGAGGCCGAGCGCGACGCGGCGTTCGCGTATTTGTTTTTCGGATACACCGAGGAGTTTCGCGAGGTATTTGTCGGCGAAGCCGTCGAGCTTGGCCTGCTTGAGGAGGGCGCCGGGGAGTTCGGCGGCCTTGTCCTTGTAGGCGAGGATTTTTTCCTCGAGTTGCACGAGCTCGAGCATCTGCTCGATGAACCATGCCTTCACATGCGTGATGGCGTTGACTTCATCGACGGTGGCGCCCTTGCGGAGCGCCTCATACATGACGTAGTGGCGTTCGCTGGTCGGGGTGCGCAGATTCGCGAGGAGTTCGTCCTTGGAGAGGTCGTTGAAGTTTTTCGCAAAGCCGAGGCCGGAGCGTCCGTTTTCGAGCGAGCGGATGGCTTTCTGGAAGGCCTCCTTGTAGGTTTTGCCGATGCTCATGACTTCGCCGACGGCCTTCATTTGCGTGCCGAGCTTGTCCTGCACGCCCTTGAATTTTTCGAAGGCCCAGCGGGCGAACTTCACGACGACGTAGTCGCCGGAGGGCGTGTATTGGTCGAGCGTGCCGTCGCGCCAGTAGGGCAGGTCGGCGAGGTTGAGCCCGGCGGCGAGTTGCGCGGAGACGAGCGCGATGGGGAAGCCGGTCGCCTTCGAGGCGAGCGCGGAGGAGCGCGATGTGCGGGGATTGATTTCGATGATGACGATGCGGCCGGTTTTCGGGTCGCGGGCGAGCTGGACGTTGGTGCCGCCGATGACGCCGATGGACTCGACGACCTTGAACGCGATGCGCTGGCACTCCTGCTGCACCTCGACGGGGATGGTGAGCATGGGCGCGGTGCAGAACGAGTCGCCGGTGTGCACGCCGACGGCGTCCACGTTTTCGATGAAGCAGACGGTGACCATTTTGCCCGTGGCGTCGCGGACGACTTCGACTTCGAGCTCCTCCCAGCCGAGGATGGATTGCTCGATGAGGCACTGGCGCGTGAGCGAGAGATCGAGGCCGCGCGTGACGATGGCGCGGAGTTCGTCGATGTTGTAAACGAGGCCGCCGCCCGCGCCGCCCATGGTGTATGCGGGGCGCACGACGACGGGGTAGTTGAGCTCGGAGGCGGCTTGCTCGGCTTGCTCGACGGTGTGGATGATGCGGCTGTCGGGCAGGCCGATGCCGAGCGAGCGCATGGTTTCCTTGAACACTTCGCGGTCCTCGCCGCGCTCGATGGCATCGAGGTTCACGCCGATGACGCGGACGTTGTATTTGGCGAGGATGCCTGCCTTGGAGAGGGCGATGGAGAGGTTGAGGCCGGTCTGGCCGCCGAGGTTGGGAAGGAGGGCGTCGGGTTTTTCCTTGGCGATGATTTGCTCGAGGCGCTCGACGTTGAGCGGTTCGATGTAGGTCGCGTCGGCCATGACGGGGTCGGTCATGATCGTGGCCGGGTTTGAGTTGACGAGGACGATCTTGTAACCGCAGGCGCGAAGCGCCTTGCAAGCCTGGGTGCCCGAGTAGTCAAACTCGCAGGCCTGCCCGATTACGATCGGCCCGGAGCCAATGATGAGGACTTTGTGGATGTCGTCGCGTTTCGCCATGTGTGTGGAAGGATTTGTGTAGGTTCGGGGCGCGAGTGATAAATATTTCGTTACGCGTAGTCGATGGAAATTTTTGTAATAAAATTTGGAGGCGAAAAGTCCCCCGTTCGTCAGGTAATCCGAGCCTCCGCGACAAACGCATCACGCCCGAGGGCGGCGCGCGCGCATTCCATCATTTCGCGCACAGCGTCCCCTGTCGCGTCATCGCGCAGCAACGCAAAACACGCGCTTCCGCTTCCGCTCATTCCCGCCGCCACGCCGAAGCGCCCGCGCAATCGAGCCAGCAGCACCGGTAGTGCCACGAATTTTTCAAACGCCACCGGCTCCATGTTGTTGAACAATAAATCCTCCGCGCCCGCCGCCGCGTTTTCGAGCCACGCCGCAAGCCGGGATTCCGCCTTTTCCCCCGCCAAGTAGCTCTCCGGCGCGCGCGCGGCCATCCGGCGATAAGACCATGCGGTGTTGATGCTCACGTCCGGCTTGAAAATCAGAATCCGGCGCCCGGCCAGCCTTCGCGCCGCGACCTCGGGGAGCGGCTCCGCGCGTTCGCCGCGTCCGCGCATCACGACCGGGCCGCCATGCAAAAACAGCGCGCAATCCGACCCGAGCCCGCCCGCAAGCTCCACCAGTTGCGCGCGCCCCAGCGGCCGCCCTGCCGCATCGTTCAACGCGCGCAAAACCATCGCCGCGTTGCTGCTTCCGCCGCCAAGCCCCGCGCCCGTAGGAATCCGCTTGTGCAGAAAAAAACGCGCGCCCCCCCCCACCCGCTTGCGTTGCGAAACGCCTCCGCCGCCCGCAAAACCAAGTTCGTCGCATCCACCGGCACCGTGGCGTCCGTGCATATCAGTTCAAACGGCACGCCCTCGGCCAGAAACTCGATCCGTATCTCGTCGCCAAACGACACAGGCGCCACGACCGAAAGCAAATCGTGAAACCCGTCAGCCCTCCGCCCCGTGATGGCGAGGAACAGGTTGATTTTTGCCGGGGAAAAAATGGACACCGTGTGCACGTCGCGCCCATTCAAACACAAAACTCCCGGCACGTTGCAACACTGCTGACCTCCGCGCATATTTATTTTCGTAAAAACAGGCAATCATCCGCTGGACACACGTCCGCATTTTGCACATCCTCGTTGTTTTAGTTTTTCGCCCTTCCCGCCCAAGTCCTCATCAAAACAACACCATGCGCACATCACGTCTCGTTGTATCCGCCGGCCTCGCCGCGGCTCTCATTCTGGGTGCCATCGGCTGCTCGAAAAAAACGCCCGCAAGCATCCATCTCTTCAATGGCAAGGACCTCGCCGGATGGACGGCCTACGCAAAGGGAGACAATCCCGACGCCGCCAAGACTTGGGGCGTCGCCAACGGCGTGATCACCGACACCGGCAAACCCGCCGGATATCTTCGCACCGCGCAACGCTACTCCAACTACCGCCTCACCGTCGAATGGCGCTGGCTCGAGGCGCCCGTCGATGCCAAGGGCAAAATCAAAAGGCGCAACAGCGGCGTGCTCCTCCACATGCAAGACGAGGACGCCGTCTGGCCAAAATCCATCGAGGCGCAGCTCATGGAGGGAAACGCGGGCGACTTCTGGATCATCGGCGGCGTTGACACCAATGAACACAAAGCCGCGCGCGAAACCGCGGTCGCCGCCGCAGGAGACGATGAAAAGGCAAAACAAAAGGCCCTGAAAAATCGCCGCCTCGCAAAAAAATCCCCGTCCTCCGAAAAACCCGCCGGCGAATGGAACACCTACGAAATCGTCTGCGCCGGCGACACCGTCACGATCACCGTCAACGGCGTTGAGCAAAACCGCGTCACCGGCGTCACCGTGAGCGAAGGCCACATCTGCCTCCAGTCCGAGGGCGCGCCGATGGAATTTCGCAACGTCATACTCACTCCCCTCAAATAATCCTCCCTTTTCACCAGACTCTTTTTGGCGCGCCAGCGCTCCAACTCTAAACCCTAAGCCATAAACTCAACCAAACTAAAACTCATGACACAACTAACACGTCGTAAATTCCTCGGAACCGCAGCCGCGATCTCCGCCGTGCCGCTCCTCACGAAACTCCCCGCAGCCGCGTTTGCAGCCGGCTCGGACCGCATCAAGGTCGGTGTCATCGGCACCGGCGGTCGCGGCGTCGGCGCCATGCGCAACTGCCTCGCCGCCGATCCCTCCGTGGTCGTCTGGGCGCTCGGTGATGTTTTCAAGGACCGCGTTGATGAAGCCCGCGAAAAACTGATCAAGGGCAGCCCGAAAAGCCGCAAGCCCTCCGCCCCGGTTCCGTCCGACCGTTTTTTTGCCACACCCGAACGCTGCTTCTCCGGCTTCGACGCCTACAAACAAGTCATCGCCTCGGGTGTTGACCTCGTCATCCTCGCCGCGCCCCCGGGCTTCCGCCCGCTGCACCTCGAGGCCGCCGTCAACGCCGGCAAGCACGTCTTCGCCGAAAAACCCGTCGCGGTCGATCCCGCCGGCGTGCGCAAAGTCATCTCCGTCGGCGAGCTCGCCAAGCAAAAGAGACTCGCCATCGTCGCGGGCACGCAACGCCGCCACGCCGCCAACTACCTCGAAACCATGCGCCGCATCCACGACGGTGCCATCGGCGAACTCGTCGGCGGCCAGTGCTACTGGCTCCAGGAGGGCCTCTGGCACCGCGGGCGCAACCCCGAGTGGACCGAGATGGAATACCAGCTGCGCAACTGGCTCTATTTCACCTGGCTCAGCGGCGACCACATCGTCGAGCAACACGTCCACAACATCGACGTCATGAACTGGGCCTTCGGCGGCCCTCCCGTGAAAGCCCTCGGCATGGGCGGACGCCAGGCGCGCACCGACCCGAAATACGGCGACGCCTACGATCACTTCTCCGTCGAATTTGAATACGCCAATGGCGTGCGCGTGCAAAGCCTCTGCCGCCAGACCCCCAACGCCCAGCGCCGCGTCAACGAGCGCGTCGTCGGCACCAAGGGCTACGCCATGGCCGACGGCAAAATCTTCGGCGCAAACAAATGGAAATACGACGGCGACACACCCGACGCCTTCAAGGACGAGCACGTTGACCTCATCAGGAGCATCCGCGACGGCAACCCGCTCAACGAAGCCAAACGCATTGCCGAGAGCACGCTCACCGCGATCCTCGGGCGCACCTCCGCCTACACGGGCAAGGAAATCAATTACAACTGGATACTCAACGCCTCGAAACAAGACCTCACGCCGTCGCGTTACGAACTCGGCGCCGCGCCCGAAGTCGTGATTCCCATCCCCGGCGTGACGCCGCTCGTGTGATTTGGACTTCGCCAATCGCAACAAGGGGCGGCGCTTAGCCGCCCCTTTGTTTTGCGCAAACCGCCCCGCCCCAACCAGCCCTCTTGACAGCGCGCGCGCTCCGCCTTAATTCACGTTTCCCGTATGGAGGCTGTCCTCGAACAACCAGTGCTGGTCTTAAATCGCCTTTGGCAGGCGATTAATGTGATCGGCGCCAAACGCGCCTTTGCGTTGCTTGCGCGGGGACACGCCCAAGTCGTCCATCATCACGAAGAGGACTTCCATACCTTCTCGATGATGGACTGGATCGACTTCTCGCACCACAACCCGCCCCTGACCGACAACGAAATCGTCCACACACCCACCCGCCGCATCCGCCTGCCCCGCGTCATCCTGCTCACCTTTTTCGACAAGCTCCCCTGCAAGGAACTCAAGCTCACCCGCAACAACGTCTTCGAGCGCGACAAAAACCAGTGCCAGTATTGCGCAAAGATTTTCCCGAGGGAGGAACTCAACCTCGACCACGTGATTCCGCGCCACTACAACGGACGCACCACATGGGAAAACATCGTCTGCTCCTGCATCCGCTGCAACACGAGAAAAGCCAACCGCCTCCCCCATGAGGCTGGAATGCGCCTCATCCGCAAACCGCAAAAACCCAAATGGCGCCCCGTGATCAGCCTCATGCTGAGCCGCCACGACCGCGAAATGTGGAAGGACTACCTCGACCTCGCATACTGGAACGTGGAATTGGAGGAGTGAGCCGGCGCGTTGCCGTTTTTCACAGGGGCGTTGCTTGCGACTCCCAATTCGGCATCACGCAGACCGAAAATTCCTAAAAAATTCCCGCTTGCCCTGCCCCAATCTTTCCCCATCTTTTTGACCTCTTGCGGCACTCACTCATGTCAAGCCGGCGCGCCGCATCGCTTCCGCCGGCCTCAGTAACCGTTAACCTTCAACCAAACGGCTTCACACGAAGCCTCCCGCGAAGGGCCGGCGTCCCGAAGCGAGGCGAAGGTTCCGCGCGACGCGTCCCACGGACGCACTGAAAGACACACATGAGTCAAATAATGAAAGATCTGCTCGCCGAATCCAGCTTCGACAAGCTCAAGGAAGGCCAGATCGTCCCCGGCACCATCACCGAAATTCGCCAAAACGAAGTTGTCGTCGATATCGGCGGCAAATCCGAAGGCCTCATTCCCGCCAGCGAATTCATCGACATCGGCGAACTCCAGATCGGCTCCCAGATCGACGTTTACGTTGAGAAACTGGAAGACAAAAACGGAATGCCCACGCTCTCCTACGACAAGGCCGAGCAAAAGAAAAACTGGGACAACATCCTCACACGCTTCCCCGAGGGCTCCATCGCCTCCGGCCGCGTCCGCGCCAAGGTCAAGGGCGGCCTCATCGTCTCCATCGGCGTTGACTCCTTCCTGCCCGCCTCGCACATCGACGTGCAGCCCCCCAAGAACCTCGACCAATACGTCGGCCAGACCTATGATTTCAAGGTTCTCAAAATCAACCTCGACCGCAAAAACATCGTTCTCTCCCGCCGCGAGCTCATCGAGGAACAGCGCACCAGCAAACGCCGCGCCCTCCTCGAATCCATCGAGCCCGGCCAGGTCCGCAAGGGTGTCGTCAAGAACATCACCGACTTCGGCGCGTTCATCGACCTCGACGGCATGGACGGCCTCCTCCACATCACCGACATGAGCTGGGGCCGCATCACGCACCCCTCCGAAATGCTCAAGCAGGGCGAGGAAATCCAGGTCATGATCATCGAAGTGAACCGCGACAAAGAGCGCGTTTCCCTCGGCCTCAAGCAGACCACCAAGAATCCTTGGGATGACATCGAGCAGAAGTTCCCCGTCGGCGCGAAGGTGCACGGCAAGGTTGTCAACCTCGTCCCCTACGGCGCGTTCATCGAAATCGAACCCGGCGTCGAAGGCCTCGTGCACATCACCGAAATGTCCTGGACCAAGCGCATCACGAAACCCTCCGAACTGCTCAAAGTCGGACAGGAACTCGACGCGGTTGTCCTCGGCATCCAGAAGGACGAGCAAAAGATCTCGCTCGGCCTCCGCCAGCTCGAAGCAAACCCGTGGGAAATGGTTCGCCACAACTACCCGATCGGCGCCCGCGTCCATGGCAAGGTTCGCAACATGACCACCTACGGCGCGTTCATCGAGCTCGAGGAAGGCATCGACGGCATGGTTCACGTCTCCGACATGAGCTGGACCCGCAAGGTCAACCACCCGTCCGAAATGCTCAAGAAGGGCGACGAAGTGGACGCCATCGTCCTCGACGTCGATCCCTCGCAGCAGCGCATCAGCCTCGGCATGAAGCAACTCACCACCGATCCCTGGGCCGACATCGACGCCCACTTCAAGATCGGCGAC
This genomic interval carries:
- a CDS encoding pseudouridine synthase, with product MLLAINKPYGVLSQFTPEPGSRWRTLADISAPAPLPSRVYPVGRLDADSEGLLLLADERALVDRLLNPARAHAREYFAQVENIPASGALARLARGGIVIGGHRALPCRAALLDPASPEIALIPPRDPPIRVRKNIPDAWLSLELIEGKNRQVRRMTAAVGHPTLRLVRVRIGALRLAALGLAPGEWRELTTAEREACLS
- a CDS encoding site-2 protease family protein, which gives rise to MQTITWLIVAIIGLWLGFQIVRLLSVVRFLGKTKFTGNRITPVAENDTPVWLRELAITQESVLLGEGFVRRHEHTIQLAIHADIPIPCIEYILPGQGVSALLRPNEPTVRPGECHVTLVSKLSNGQVLVTRSIEQHEIIPPPARLQDVALPDADLKDLIARHLARVEDAAKQGVLTVELAAAGDFAQLLNDLTGEHEAMLRASPVAFTRPDGTLQLRFFARLKIARRLIRESLAIDKREAARMRTLQSPPPLMSVENQAEMDWFQHHAMMESQRRGQSSAWLPKLLIMLGSLALFIIALRWIMSWETVVVIAIALTIHECGHLLGMKLFGYKDTQLLFLPFFGGAAVARDPLVLAPWKHLVILFLGPLPGIFAGIAMLLFAPDDPASMPWLSQAGIMFIVFNAFNLLPILPLDGGQIADVALVSRAPRLRAVFTAVSALALIALGLGAAALI
- the carB gene encoding carbamoyl-phosphate synthase large subunit, which translates into the protein MAKRDDIHKVLIIGSGPIVIGQACEFDYSGTQACKALRACGYKIVLVNSNPATIMTDPVMADATYIEPLNVERLEQIIAKEKPDALLPNLGGQTGLNLSIALSKAGILAKYNVRVIGVNLDAIERGEDREVFKETMRSLGIGLPDSRIIHTVEQAEQAASELNYPVVVRPAYTMGGAGGGLVYNIDELRAIVTRGLDLSLTRQCLIEQSILGWEELEVEVVRDATGKMVTVCFIENVDAVGVHTGDSFCTAPMLTIPVEVQQECQRIAFKVVESIGVIGGTNVQLARDPKTGRIVIIEINPRTSRSSALASKATGFPIALVSAQLAAGLNLADLPYWRDGTLDQYTPSGDYVVVKFARWAFEKFKGVQDKLGTQMKAVGEVMSIGKTYKEAFQKAIRSLENGRSGLGFAKNFNDLSKDELLANLRTPTSERHYVMYEALRKGATVDEVNAITHVKAWFIEQMLELVQLEEKILAYKDKAAELPGALLKQAKLDGFADKYLAKLLGVSEKQIRERRVALGLVESWEAVPVSGVENAAYYFSTYGAPDAARPCVSTANPKKVMILGGGPNRIGQGIEFDYCCVHAAFALRDAGYETIMVNCNPETVSTDYDTSDKLYFEPLTVEDVLQIYNKEKPFGVVVQFGGQTPLNIARELAANGVNILGTSIDSIDDAEDRDLFRHKMERLEIPMPESGMASTFDEAKAIADKIGYPIMIRPSFILGGRGMEVIYDEDMLREYVAKAIDVSPERPLLLDRFLQSALECEADALADGKDVFIPAVMQHIELAGVHSGDSACVIPPVSIDPKHLETINTYTRKIAQELKVVGLMNMQYAIENDKVYVLEANPRASRTVPLVSKVCNVQMARIATQLMLGATIPSMNLAHKTIPHYGVKESVLPFDKFPEVDPILGPEMRSTGEVLGLSADFGLAFCKAQEAAQNPLPSAGTVLMSVWERTPQVIDIARTLIASGFKLRATVGTRAFLAEHDIAADLAIKIGEGRPDIPDDIKNGLVQFIVNSPISKRASKKDDSYIRKAAIKHRVPYMTTLAAAHAAAKGIAVKIKNPTRPIYSLQEYHANIK
- a CDS encoding 4-(cytidine 5'-diphospho)-2-C-methyl-D-erythritol kinase, translating into MGGGARFFLHKRIPTGAGLGGGSSNAAMVLRALNDAAGRPLGRAQLVELAGGLGSDCALFLHGGPVVMRGRGERAEPLPEVAARRLAGRRILIFKPDVSINTAWSYRRMAARAPESYLAGEKAESRLAAWLENAAAGAEDLLFNNMEPVAFEKFVALPVLLARLRGRFGVAAGMSGSGSACFALLRDDATGDAVREMMECARAALGRDAFVAEARIT
- a CDS encoding 3-keto-disaccharide hydrolase, with amino-acid sequence MRTSRLVVSAGLAAALILGAIGCSKKTPASIHLFNGKDLAGWTAYAKGDNPDAAKTWGVANGVITDTGKPAGYLRTAQRYSNYRLTVEWRWLEAPVDAKGKIKRRNSGVLLHMQDEDAVWPKSIEAQLMEGNAGDFWIIGGVDTNEHKAARETAVAAAGDDEKAKQKALKNRRLAKKSPSSEKPAGEWNTYEIVCAGDTVTITVNGVEQNRVTGVTVSEGHICLQSEGAPMEFRNVILTPLK